The Bacteroides ovatus genomic interval ATACAGGAGACGACACCGGTTCTACCGCCACAATATAAATATCCGGATTATGTTTCTTTAAAGCACGGGCTACACCGCAAACCGTTCCTCCGGTGCCCACTCCGGCCACAAAAACAGCCACTTCACCGTCTGTATCCCGCCAGATCTCTTCACCTGTCGTCCGCTCATGAACAGCCGCATTAGCCGGATTCTCAAATTGTTGTAAGATCACCGAACCGGGAATACTATCACGCAACTCCTGCGCCTTGGCAATAGAAGCTGCCATCCCTCCTAACCCGTCTGTCAATACAATCTGCGCACCCAGCGCTTTCAACAGATTCCGCCGTTCCAGGCTCATTGTTTCAGGCATGGTCAATATCAAATGATACCCTTTAATAGTGGCTACCATTGCCAACCCGACACCTGTATTTCCGCTTGTCGGCTCAATAATCGTCGCACCGGGTTTCAATAATCCCCGAACTTCAGCATCTTCAATCATCGAAAGAGCCACCCTGTCTTTTACACTTCCCGCTGGATTAAAAGCCTCCAGTTTGGCAATAATATTTTGTTCCAGACCGTACTTTCCGCTATAACCGGAAAGTTCCATCAAAGGGGTATTCCCCACTAAATCTGTTAGTTTCCTTGCAATCTTTGCCATCTTATTACTTTATTTTTGTCACAGACACGACAAAGATATGGAAAAAAAGGTATGTTTTATATCACTTCATGAGAAAGATAAGGAAAAGTATAGTAACTTTGTA includes:
- the cysK gene encoding cysteine synthase A, whose product is MAKIARKLTDLVGNTPLMELSGYSGKYGLEQNIIAKLEAFNPAGSVKDRVALSMIEDAEVRGLLKPGATIIEPTSGNTGVGLAMVATIKGYHLILTMPETMSLERRNLLKALGAQIVLTDGLGGMAASIAKAQELRDSIPGSVILQQFENPANAAVHERTTGEEIWRDTDGEVAVFVAGVGTGGTVCGVARALKKHNPDIYIVAVEPVSSPVLAGGEAAPHRIQGIGANFIPKLYDASVVDEVMGVPDDEAIRAGRELASTEGLLVGISSGAAVYAARQLSLRPEFKNKKIVALLPDTGERYLSTELFAFDAYPLD